A window of Malania oleifera isolate guangnan ecotype guangnan chromosome 5, ASM2987363v1, whole genome shotgun sequence contains these coding sequences:
- the LOC131156427 gene encoding dirigent protein 22-like produces the protein MKGQVVIVYLWVLVFMVTINPTPTRCAYYSVAKPLQPLKPNLVQLNFYVRENLTGLNATAIVVAHGPRTQQRSDTAALSFGTLLVVDDPITEIPNGKPIGSARGYYAATSLKSEELTLVMTLVFSFTTGLYNGSSLSVLGVSHPLSNNRSMSVVGGTGLLFLAGGPVAVTTITRNTSSFDAILSLKVNVIYYDKPSSLTS, from the coding sequence ATGAAAGGACAGGTGGTCATAGTCTACTTGTGGGTCTTAGTCTTTATGGTTACCATCAACCCTACGCCGACCAGATGTGCATATTATTCAGTTGCCAAGCCACTTCAACCCCTTAAACCAAACCTGGTTCAGCTCAACTTCTACGTCCGAGAGAATTTGACCGGCTTAAACGCTACTGCAATTGTGGTAGCTCACGGCCCTAGGACCCAGCAAAGATCCGACACCGCAGCGCTGTCGTTCGGCACCCTACTCGTCGTCGATGATCCCATTACAGAGATTCCGAATGGGAAACCCATCGGGAGCGCGCGCGGCTACTACGCCGCAACTAGCCTCAAATCCGAGGAGTTGACGCTTGTAATGACCCTTGTTTTCTCTTTTACCACTGGTCTTTATAACGGGAGCTCCCTCTCTGTACTTGGGGTCAGTCATCCGCTGAGTAATAACCGTTCAATGTCTGTGGTGGGAGGGACAGGGCTGCTTTTTCTGGCTGGTGGGCCTGTGGCTGTCACAACGATTACCCGGAATACCAGTTCTTTTGATGCGATTCTTAGTCTTAAAGTTAATGTGATTTACTATGACAAACCTTCTTCTCTAACTAGTTAG